One window of the Nicotiana tabacum cultivar K326 chromosome 4, ASM71507v2, whole genome shotgun sequence genome contains the following:
- the LOC107765337 gene encoding uncharacterized protein LOC107765337, whose amino-acid sequence MTALMKYLCVVGFVVVLGIASFNTANGAGGECGRNSPDMEAMKLIPCAEAASDPNVSVSRSCCQQIQKLGQNPKCLCAVMLSNTAKDSGAKPEVAVTIPKRCNLANRPVGYKCGPYTLP is encoded by the exons ATGACAGCTCTAATGAAGTACTTGTGTGTTGTTGGATTTGTTGTGGTTTTGGGGATTGCTAGTTTCAATACAGCTAATGGAGCTGGTGGTGAATGCGGGAGAAATTCTCCAGATATGGAAGCTATGAAGCTGATACCTTGTGCAGAAGCAGCATCTGATCCAAATGTTTCTGTTTCCAGAAGCTGCTGCCAGCAGATAcagaaactgggacagaatccGAAATGTCTCTGTGCTGTTATGTTATCCAATACTGCTAAGGATTCTGGAGCCAAACCTGAAGTTGCCGTAACAATCCCTAAACGCTGCAACCTTGCCAATCGTCCCGTGGGCTACAAATGTGGAC cTTACACGTTGCCTTGA
- the LOC107765331 gene encoding uncharacterized protein LOC107765331: protein MEKANKQVGGGSSSSSFTNDLFGPKETPKSSSSSSALFNSVFGPPSTGLRRDSVHTGVGGSSTMKNSGNYQYENAKYGTSDNGSQRSRGDISSKDKSCMYENEKTEPCYFSSSIYYGGQDVYSPTSQPGSQHIFKKDGKDDDQNGNNSNCASRGNWWQGSLYY, encoded by the exons ATGGAGAAGGCAAATAAGCAAGTGGGAGGtggttcttcttcttcatcctttACTAACGACCTTTTTGGTCCTAAGGAAACTCCTaaatcctcctcctcttcctctgCACTCTTTAACTCTGTCTTTGGCCCACCTTCCAcg GGACTTAGAAGGGATTCCGTTCACACTGGAGTAGGAGGTTCATCAACCATGAAAAATTCAGGGAATTACCAGtatgaaaatgcaaaatatgGAACTTCAG ATAATGGGTCTCAAAGAAGTAGAGGAGACATAAGTAGCAAGGACAAAAGTTGTATGTATGAGAATGAAAAAACAGAACCATGCTATTTCAGTTCATCCATCTATTATGGTGGCCAAGATGTTTATTCTCCAACTAGCCAACCTGGTTCCCAGCATATT TtcaagaaagatgggaaagatgATGATCAAAATGGAAACAATTCAAACTGTGCTTCACGAGGAAATTGGTGGCAGG GATCACTTTATTACTGA